The following is a genomic window from Fulvia fulva chromosome 9, complete sequence.
GCATGTTCGTTGGCGGAAGAGCACTCGCTGGCTTGGGTATGGGTGGCATGACTTTGACAGTGGCGTTATATCTCAGTGAGATAGCGCCTGCACACAGTCGTGGCCTTATTGGTGGCCTGTCAGGTACTGGTCTACTGCTGGGCATCGTCATTTCATACTGGACTGGATACGCCTGCAGTCAGGCGCCATATGGTCAACTACAGTGGAGACTGCCGGTCGCGCTCCAGATACCATGGAGCGTGTTGTTCCTCTGTGGACTGCTTACGTTCATGCCCGAGACGCCACGTCAGCTGGTCAAGATGGGTCAGATAGATCGTGCTCGCGCAGTGTTTGCCAGACTACATCAAGGGAGACATGAGGATGATAATGAAGCGGACCACGAGTTCAAGCTGATGCACGCGCAGATCAGTTTCGAGATCAGCCGCGAGATCACGAACATCAAGGAGATCTTCCGTCTACACTACAAACGCGCCATCGTCGCCATGACAATCGGTATCGCGACTGCAACTGCTGGTGCTGAAGTGATAGGTTACTTTCAGGTTGTGCTTTATGCATCTTTAGGCATTGATGCCAACACGAGACTCATCCTGGTCGCCGTGAACGGAACAATCGGGTTCATCTCTGTGGCATTGTCGAACAGGTTCTTGATGGACCGATGGGGACGCAGAAACTTACTGCTCGCCGGGATGGGCGGCTCGATCCTGATCCAGACATACTGTGCGATCATGCAATGGAATTTTCAGGACAGTGACAATGAGGTTGGTAAAGGCTTTGCTATCTTCGGGATCTATTTGCATACAATCTGCCACTGTAAGCTTGCTCACTCCAACTATCAGATTTCATGTTCGCTACCACTTATCTCTAGCCGCCGCCTTCGCTGGAGCTGCCTCGCTGTATGGAGCAGAAGTCCTCCCGATAGCCTTACGCAGCAAGATGATGGGAGTGGCTGGCTTCGCGCACTTCTCCGTCGCTGTCGGACTCATTGAGGCTGCACCGAGAGCCCTCGCAACCATCCGGCAGAACTACTATTACGTTTTCGTCGGCTGTACGCTATGCTTCCTGATCTTTGGCTATTACTACTATCCagagactaagaataagACTCTCGAAGAAATCGCTGCGGCGTTTGGCGACAAAGTGGTGGATGTTGGCGAGTACCAGGGCGGTATGGAGCATGTGTTGGTGGCTGAGCACCTACCAGCTGAGAAGATTGGTTCGGTCGATGGTGGAGATGTGGAAGTGAAGCCGCAACGGGAAAGCAAGAGGTGGAGTAACAGTAAACGGTGGTCTAGACAGCAGATCATTGGGCTTGGTAGCGGTATGTAACGGACTGCAAGCAATTCTGCGGGTGCGAAAGACGGAGCTTCAGCACTAATTGAGCGCAAGGTTCGTTGTCCAGGTGTTGGAAATGTCCAGTCAGCTCTGTGGGTCAGTATTGACATGTGACAGATCTCACTAGAGGATGCAGCGGCTGGTATTCCGTACCATACACCAGATCTGCTACACAGCCGCCAGAGCTTCCGATGATGGTCACGATCGGTCAGACACGAACCTAGACGTACCTTGATGCCAGAAAAGGTGATCATAGCCTTGAATATTTGCTATGCAGCGAGGAGTGAATGCCGAAGGTCCGAGCTAGCATCAGTGAATGCGACCCAGGCGTaaaatgtgctgttggcggttgtgaacctccaaaggtaagcgtagcggagtggagctctctaccaacccttctagactgcaaagtagcgtgcgatccacgctaccgctacccgacgtacagtgcttattatacgacgacataggcgttagcgacgagtatatgtttgcgagttcgccaacaggcacagtgcggtaggtcacgtgaccctaaAACTTGAAAGTTGACCAATCAGCGCGGGCGCCAAGGCTAGCTGAGGGCTGGTGATAGAGCTCCACTCCCTCCTCGCTGACGCCACTACCTACGCTCGAGTGTTCGCAAGCTCACACGTCGCTACGGTGGATGGCTAGCGCTCGTCGGTCGTTACGCTTAAATATCTTGACCAGCACATCTCAATGCACGGACTATATATTGCATGGTCGGATGCTCTCCCAGAGTACGAGGTTCTACACTCCACCTCGGCACCTCAGACTTTGCTCTCGCATAGACTGTCGGCGGACGAATACTTGCGCACAATGTAGACATCGGCACTTCCACGGTAAGCATTCGAGGACACAACTGATGAGCGGCAAGCTAACTTGATGAAGTCTTCTCGAGTCGGGTGAGCACTCGGATCTCATCATCAGGACAGCAACTCGAGACTTCAACGTGCACAAATGTATCGTCTCCAACCGCTCGGCCTTCTTCAGAGGCGCAAATCGAGGTGGCTTCAAGGTTAATTACCCTTTGACCGCACGTTCAATCACACACTAACATGTCACAAGGAGTCACAGACCGGCGTCATCGAAGTCGAGGAGCGAGCTGAAGTGATAGAGGCACTTCTACAACATATCTACGAAGCTCCGCTGGAGTTTGTGGCCCGGAAGGAGATGAGCAAGTCCGACTTGGAGAGGTTGTCCACAATGGAAAACGTGCAGCTGGCCATCGAATTGCAAACAGCTGCGGACAAGGTGAGCCTGCCCGCCGAGGAACAGTGGGAGATGATCGTGACTAATTGATACAGTACCTCATCAATGGTCTTGACGCAGATATGACTAAGACCATCATCTTCAGCTTTTCAAAGATTGACCCACAAGATCATCGGCAGCTCCGAGCTGGGCTGCGAGTTTTGCTCAACAGTCTAGGCACGGATATCAGAGTCGAGATCTACCCTCGCTTGTTCATATTGGCAACGCTCACAAACAACGCCCAATATATCGTAGCTGACCACGAAGCCTGGCAAATGCTCAACGAGAGTGAGAATTATGCACGAGCTTTTATGAAAGTCGTGCTGGAAACACCGGCAGAGGCTCTTCTGTTGACGATAGATGATCAGGAAGCGGAGAAGCTGAGATTCACCTATTGGAAGATGGCCATTGAGACAATCTGCTCGCTCTGCGATGTCAAGGTCGATGAAGAGACGGTTGTTGTGGAGGCGAAATTGACCGACTTGATCAATGAATTGGACACGTATGGCACCTTGCAGGAGGCCGCTGATGCATAACAGGTGGTCGTTACCAAAGCAACGACCATGGATGTACGAGCGTTCACTAGACTCTAGTCGAGCATGGATCGGTGGGCATCTATCACCACATCAAAAGGGGCCGAGTATAGCTGTAAGGAACACATGTTAAGCAGCGAGTATGCCGGTGGAGCGCTTTCACACAACATAGGAATCATTGCAGTATTGGTATAAAATCCCATAGAGCCTGGCATCGGCGTCGGGTCTCGAATTATCTGAGCTTCAGCTGTTATGCTGACACTGTGCCTCCTCAGCCAGCTGTCTGCGTTCAACAAGTAGTCACCCACCAGTGCAGAAGATCTTTCATGGCATGAGAATAGCCCGTAGGTAGTTCATCGAGCCAGTATGTATCCACACTCAGTCCCCCGGCGAGCCGGTGTCGAGCTCCCTGCAGAGAACCTTGATGCCAGCAAGAACTTCCTTGACACTGTACTTCTCACCTTTCGCGTCAACCTCAGCCAATCTGCATACCGCACCAATGATATTGGACCAGTACATTTCCTGTCCCAGATCCGTGAGTCGGCATGGCGGCATTATGTCCTCATGATACTTCAGCGCGACCTCAGTAATGGCTTTGAGCAAGTCGCCATGTCGGAGTAGAAGGGCCCACGCTCCCGGATCTGCCATCAACTCCTCGAGAGACTTCGCCAAAGTGAGGACTGTCCATACACGTGGGACTATGTCGACTTTGACGTCTTTCCGGAAGACCTGTGTCGCCATCTGCACTGCCAACTCGCGTCCATCTACGATGCCTTTGTCGAAGTTGTCGAAACAGTGTGCAATGGCCAGGGTGAGGTTTTCGCCATAGCCATACACAAGATACTGCATCAAAATTAGCGCGTGGTCTTGCCATCGTTATCATAGACTAACCTTGTCTGCAGCGAGCTGAAGATCGATCGCGAGCTGGACATTGCCCAATGTAGCCTTCTGATCTTTGACCTCCCAAGTGTCATCCTTCCGTGGGATGAAGCTTAGAGGTGTCTCGTAGATCAGTTCAAGAAGCGCTTCAATAACTTCTGCACGTTCCTCGACTTCCACGATACCATTGTGCGCCTCCTTTGACAGGTCAGTACTTGGCATCACGACAAAGGACACTGGCGCCGAACTCCAATCCCTTACCTTAAAGTCCCCACGGGTAGCACCTCTAAAGAAGGCTGATCGAGTCGAGATGATGCACTTGTGGACTGGGAACTCGCGAGTCTTGGTGCGAATGAGGAAGTCGGCATGTTCTTGTGATTTTAGCAGTCTGTGATGACATTTGTTAGCCTACCGCGGTGACGGACAGATGTGCGCTGACATACTGAGGGAGCGTCGGTTGTGCGCGAGACGCAGCCATGTTGTCCATTTCGTGCGGTCGTATGCGGATTGTGTTGTCGAGCATGATGAGAGATGTGGCCGAACGGCATTTTGATCGTGGCACAAGAGTGCGCGCGCACGTGCCTCGTGGCGCGGTTAATGAAACGCAGTAGCTTGGGTGGCTATCTGGGAGGGAAGGGCAAGTGAATATTGCGTCCAGCTTGTGCTTCGTGCGTCACTGCACGTAATCCCTGTCGCGCTAGTGCCATCTTCCATTTCCGTGCCCTTCATCCTCAAACTTGACGACAACTTCACTACCAAGCCAATAAACGCCGAGTGACAGCAACAATGTCATCAACCACCGCGGAGACCACGAGCGTGCTGCCAGCGTGGGTACTTCTCTGCCATCGTCTCTGGATCTGCAGCTGATGCAAACAGGCTCTATGCTTCTGGCAACCACTCTGACCTGATCGTCCGCGCGTGTGATGGCAGAGAGTTCCGAGTCCACAAATGTATCGTGTCCAGCAAGTCGGGCTTTTTCGAAGGCGCTTGCCGCGGTGGCTTCAAGGTGGGGCGTCTGTTATTTGTGCCATTGGTGATGGCGCTAACATATGACAGGAAGCACAAGCTGGGGTGGTCGAGGTGGAGGAAGATGGCGAAGTCATGGATGCTTTGTTCCGACACATCTACGAAAATCCACTGGAGTGGGCGCCCTTAGCGGCCGATAGCTTCGAGATCCTGAGAAGCAAGGCAACGACGGAGACCTTTGGCCTTGCGAGGAAACTCCGTGCTGCATCAGACAAGGTATAGTCGAAATCGAGACTTCAATGCATTGGTGGCTAATGCTTGCAGTATCTCGTCACTGGACTGAAGCGACCTACGGAGCTGGCTATGGTCAACCGCTTGGGTCGACTGCCGATCGAGGAGAATGTGGCCTTCACCAAGCTATACATTGCGTGCTTCAGTCATGACGCTGACGTAGGCATTCTCGTCCGCCACTCCGCTTTATCGAACATGTGCCTCAGGTTCAAGCGGGTGCTCGAGGATGCGGAGGCATGGTCTCT
Proteins encoded in this region:
- a CDS encoding Hexose transporter 2, producing the protein MTKHGRYVLCIGFFAALGTFFYGYDTGVTATTIGHASFIQYMNNPSHELIGSIGAAYTAGQAIGSLLQIAIGDRLGRIRFMTLLTTLVTIGSIIQTASTSIGMFVGGRALAGLGMGGMTLTVALYLSEIAPAHSRGLIGGLSGTGLLLGIVISYWTGYACSQAPYGQLQWRLPVALQIPWSVLFLCGLLTFMPETPRQLVKMGQIDRARAVFARLHQGRHEDDNEADHEFKLMHAQISFEISREITNIKEIFRLHYKRAIVAMTIGIATATAGAEVIGYFQVVLYASLGIDANTRLILVAVNGTIGFISVALSNRFLMDRWGRRNLLLAGMGGSILIQTYCAIMQWNFQDSDNEVGKGFAIFGIYLHTICHSAAFAGAASLYGAEVLPIALRSKMMGVAGFAHFSVAVGLIEAAPRALATIRQNYYYVFVGCTLCFLIFGYYYYPETKNKTLEEIAAAFGDKVVDVGEYQGGMEHVLVAEHLPAEKIGSVDGGDVEVKPQRESKRWSNSKRWSRQQIIGLGSGM